The following proteins are encoded in a genomic region of Ctenopharyngodon idella isolate HZGC_01 chromosome 12, HZGC01, whole genome shotgun sequence:
- the kif20bb gene encoding kinesin-like protein KIF20B isoform X2, with protein MMESCLNHKPERVGSITVEDLRKDLFSEFSKLSRDSVLLEKEHLQVYLRVRPFTSAETAEGESPECISIEPPDTVILKAPRASLTARHSERFGPQLAQRFQFSQVYGPKTTQRQIFDGTTKSLVKEVLEGGNSLIFTYGVTNAGKTFTFLGPESDGGILPRSLNVIFNSIEGRIYSQNNIKPHRCVDFMRLTKEQQDEEATNKRNLLRRFKDNDSQKTLSSMSSSSCLSFESSTSSDTNADSVCLDETSYVKYSVWVSFCEIYNESVHDLLDLVSNGSHRRSVLRLAQDVKGNAFVKDLKWFQVNSVDEALKIVKIGRKNQSFSSTKLNNISSRSHSIFSIRILRIEDVGVPRVQTISELSLCDLAGSERCAKTQNRGDRLKEAGNINTSLLTLGKCINALRLNQTQSKFHQHVPFRESKLTHYLQGFFCGRGKACMIININQCASMYDETLNVLKFSAVAQKVVVLNPKPAPSVVLKRSARDVSMIINNADKKDWTRRSSLMGWEMSLEDVQEDEDDEEIGEEDVESGDESMEDNTVLEAVESQELCELQVKIEELKEKLSKEESEKLTMESRIREEVTTEFMELFSNMEKDYNERLQREKEIVEERAERRLEILKNLVNRTIGEMATVSTDENAAKEAKIELLDSMIEAMRDDLAKIKGDAEAVTMCLTNVPESPGTVSHLRTQLEEMKEELLKSQQLLSLKTKEFEAMCVQAQESNEQLLQANRNYENLKVRCQELMLICQEKDDMVSTLQTALDQNVEATTKDRDFINNIKEEILHFRNNCKCLLNEDSEHREEEMTSQETQQLLQELKMKDDRLNELNLENCSLEKTVCDLSDRLAELTRAHESTVAMERAEVSKVTNENKALANELHVIQQAANEMSSKLKTIQMELSTQTKMASELSEKLDAARALIKQHQAESCSQSKTIESLMIEADHLRQELSARQLSHDKNEAECEMMVELSQEKSRQISDLEQEVSQTRANVCQLEELCTQLKYERDAQAQEYQSLLSRYEAQKFVVAQIRSNSELLEELTALKHQQGRKEEQEQDSRDDCWKTLQDKFMQTLSKLNQHEEVLNVVRAIVENEISKARDEAKRRITAMENDLAHKDAELEIKAQELLKSRELVTDGLDKIKIMSCKLQQVENERSDVSDQLCEANLHKEQLEKQIFILSEKNKMFQQRPCEAEEMRDQAGHRLSSTEQTIDPLQTVQSNHVIEEENIQPFKTTCQDLLAEQKLIEETCVNLNKVYTQTDEEELLEARLNENESITEDLAKLQEMYQKPSVGFSDKPQQEEQRACRPAESTKQPNEEQGKGLDGAAMGEEERAAQAARQLEGDQQDRLQLELEMLKQQLAEKQDTIVKLPASATQKVDSPKQTSNVKTKNEGDSFSPTQEVDSSVLSTKSLRDERFPKPELEISFTPLKPDRINVRKPGEEESVTIKLRRTARKRKSPEMQNSVESENRKNRRLKVNNKENLQFVETPTVQGKKVSQLKQKDSPASLKGKKDGALQKIGDFIQSSPTLFGSKAKKIMSMVNVKSPELPNASVNNKPKRSKRKLFKTQVSSPLDIPSHPVIGSSEDDKESDHLIIKRKLRTRTAKRC; from the exons gTGTACGGTCCAAAAACAACTCAAAGACAGATATTTGATGGAACAACTAAAAGCCTTGTGAAAGAAGTCTTGGAGGGAGGGAATTCCTTGATCTTTACATATGGAGTTACCAATGCTGGGAAGACGTTTACTTTTCTTG GCCCTGAATCAGATGGTGGAATTCTGCCCAGGTCATTGAATGTGATCTTTAACAGCATAGAAGGCAGAATTTATTCTCAAAATAACATCAAACCTCACAGATGTGTCGACTTTATGAGACTGACTAAAGAGCAGCAGGATGAGGAAGCTACAAATAAGAGAAACCTTCTTCGTAGATTTAaagat AATGACTCCCAAAAAACACTGTCCAGCATGTCCAGCTCTAGTTGTTTATCATTTGAAA GTTCCACTTCTAGTGACACGAATGCGGACAGTGTCTGTTTGGATGAGACCTCTTATGTTAAATACTCAGTGTGGGTCTCCTTTTGTGAAATCTACAACGAAAGTGTCCATGATCTGCTTGATCTTGTTTCAAATGGCTCTCACAGAAGGAGTGTTTTGCGACTAGCCCAAGATGTTAAAGGCAATGCTTTTGTCAAAG aCCTAAAATGGTTTCAAGTTAACAGTGTAGATGAAGcattaaaaattgtgaaaattggAAGAAAAAATCAAAGTTTCTCATCCACAAAGCTCAACAACATCTCAAGCAGAAG CCACAGTATATTTTCCATTCGAATCTTGCGGATTGAAGATGTGGGTGTTCCTCGAGTTCAGACAATAAGCGA GTTGTCATTATGTGATTTGGCTGGATCTGAACGATGTGCAAAGACTCAGAACCGAGGAGACCGCTTAAAAGAAGCTGGAAACATCAACACTTCCTTGTTAACTCTGGGAAAATGCATCAACGCTCTGAGGCTCAACCAAACACAATCCAA GTTTCATCAGCACGTTCCCTTCAGAGAGAGCAAGCTCACACATTATTTGCAGGGTTTTTTCTGTGGTCGTGGAAAAGCCTGCATGATTATCAACATAAACCAGTGTGCCTCAATGTACGATGAAACCCTGAATGTCCTTAAGTTCTCAGCAGTGGCTCAGAAG GTAGTGGTCCTCAACCCTAAACCAGCTCCTAGCGTTGTGCTCAAGAGATCTGCCAGAGATGTGTCTATGATAATCAATAATGCTGACAAGAAAGATTGGACCAGGAGAAGCTCACTCATGGGCTGGGAGATGAGTCTAGAGGATGTGCAGgaggatgaagatgatgaagaaaTTGGTGAGGAAGATGTAGAGAGTGGCGATGAGAGCATGGAGGACAACACTGTGTTAGAGGCTGTGGAAAGTCAAGAGCTGTGTGAG CTTCAGGTGAAAATTGAAGAGCTCAAAGAGAAGCTGTCCAAAGAGGAGTCTGAAAAATTAACTATGGAATCTCGTATTCGTGAAGAAGTCACCACAGAGTTTATGGAGCTGTTTTCTAATATGGAAAAAGACTACAA TGAACGTCtccaaagagagaaagaaatagtTGAGGAAAGAGCAGAAAGGAGGCTGGAGATACTGAAGAATCTGGTGAACAGAACTATTGGGGAAATGGCCACTGTTAGCACTGACGAGAATGCAGCAAAG GAGGCTAAGATTGAGCTTTTGGACAGCATGATTGAAGCTATGCGAGATGATCTAGCTAAGATAAAGGGAGATGCAGAGGCAGTAACCATGTGCCTGACCAATGTCCCTGAATCACCTGGAACAGTCAGTCATCTGAGAACACAGCTGGAGGAGATGAAAGAGGAGCTTCTCAAAAGCCAACAACTTCTCAGTCTTAAAACTAAAG AGTTTGAAGCAATGTGTGTTCAGGCACAGGAATCAAATGAGCAGCTTCTCCAGGCAAATAGG AATTATGAAAACCTGAAAGTGAGATGTCAGGAACTCATGTTAATCTGCCAGGAGAAAGATGACATGGTCTCTACATTACAGACTGCTTTGGATCAAAATGTGGAGGCAACTACTAAAGAT AGGGACTTCATTAACAATATCAAAGAAGAAATCCTACATTTCAGAAACAACTGCAAGTGTTTGCTGAATGAAGACTCTGAACATAGAGAGGAGGAAATGACAAGTCAAGAAACTCAACAGCTTCTGCAAGAACTGAAAATGAAAGATGACCGGCTGAATGAACTTAACCTTGAGAACTGTTCACTTGAAAAAACAGTGTGTGATCTCTCTGATAGACTGGCAGAGCTGACTCGTGCACATGAATCCACTGTGGCGATGGAGAGAGCAGAGGTCAGCAAAGTCACAAATGAGAACAAGGCTCTTGCCAATGAGTTACATGTAATCCAACAGGCAGCCAATGAGATGAGCTCAAAGCTCAAAACTATCCAGATGGAATTGAGCACTCAGACAAAGATGGCCAGTGAGCTTTCAGAAAAACTTGATGCAGCCAGAGCTCTGATTAAACAACATCAAGCAGAGTCTTGCAGTCAGTCCAAAACCATTGAATCCTTAATGATTGAGGCAGATCATTTGCGTCAAGAACTCAGTGCCCGCCAGCTCTCACATGACAAAAACGAAGCTGAATGTGAGATGATGGTGGAGTTATCTCAGGAGAAGAGCAGACAGATCAGTGACCTGGAGCAGGAGGTCAGCCAGACCAGAGCGAACGTGTGCCAGCTGGAAGAGCTCTGCACTCAGCTTAAATATGAGCGAGATGCCCAGGCACAGGAATACCAGAGCCTACTGAGCCGTTATGAAGCTCAAAAGTTTGTCGTGGCCCAAATAAGAAGCAACTCTGAGCTCCTGGAAGAGCTGACCGCTCTGAAACATCAGcagggaaggaaggaagaacaAGAGCAAGACTCCAGAGATGATTGCTggaaaactctgcaggacaaatTCATGCAAACGCTGAGCAAACTGAACCAACATGAGGAGGTTCTGAATGTAGTAAGAGCGATTGTAGAAAATGAGATCTCTAAGGCAAGAGATGAGGCCAAGAGGAGAATAACTGCAATGGAGAATGATCTGGCCCATAAAGATGCAGAACTAGAGATCAAAGCCCAAGAGCTTTTGAA GTCGAGAGAACTTGTGACCGATGGACTTGATAAAATCAAGATTATGAGTTGCAAGTTGCAGCAGGTGGAGAATGAGCGATCTGATGTCAGTGATCAGTTATGTGAGGCTAATTTGCATAAAGAACAGTTAGAGAAACAG ATTTTCATCTtgagtgaaaaaaacaaaatgtttcagCAGAGACCATGTGAAGCGGAGGAGATGAGGGATCAGGCTGGACACAGATTGAGCAGCACAGAGCAGACTATTGATCCATTGCAGACT GTGCAGTCAAACCATGTAATAGAAGAAGAAAACATACAGCCTTTCAAAACAACCTGTCAAG ATCTGTTGGCAGAGCAGAAGCTGATTGAGGAGACGTGTGTAAACTTAAATAAAGTGTACACACAGACAGATGAGGAGGAATTGCTGGAGGCCAGACTGAATGAGAATGAATCCATAACTGAAG ATCTTGCAAAACTGCAGGAGATGTATCAGAAACCAAGTGTTGGTTTCTCTGATAAACCCCAGCAAGAGGAACAGAGAGCCTGCAGACCTGCAGAAAGCACAAAG CAGCCTAATGAGGAGCAGGGAAAGGGGCTGGATGGAGCAGCCATGGGGGAAGAAGAGAGAGCGGCCCAGGCAGCAAGGCAACTAGAAGGCGACCAACAGGACAGGCTGCAGCTGGAGCTG GAAATGTTAAAGCAGCAGCTGGCTGAAAAGCAGGATACCATTGTTAAATTACCTGCTTCTGCTACCCAGAAAGTTGACAGTCCCAAACAGACTTCAAACGTGAAGACAAAAAATGAAGGCGATTCATTTAGTCCAACACAAGAG GTGGACTCCTCTGTCCTTTCCACAAAGAGCCTCAGAGATGAGCGCTTCCCCAAACCTGAGCTAGAAATCAGCTTTACACCACTTAAACCTGACCGAATTAATGTCAGGAAACCGGGAGAAGAAGAATCTGTCACGATCAAACTCCGACGTACAGCCAGAAAGAGAAAGAGCCCAGAGATGCAG AACTCAGTGGAGTCAGAAAATCGGAAAAACCGACGGCTGAAGGTGAACAACAAGGAAAACTTGCAGTTTGTTGAG ACTCCCACAGTGCAAGGAAAAAAGGTGAGTCAATTAAAGCAGAAAGACTCTCCTGCCAGCCTGAAAGGTAAAAAAGACGGAGCCCTCCAGAAGATTGGTGACTTCATCCAGAGCTCTCCAACCCTCTTTGGGAGCAAAG CCAAGAAAATCATGAGCATGGTGAATGTGAAATCCCCTGAACTGCCAAATGCTTCTGTAAACAACAAACCCAAGAGATCCAAACGAAAGCTCTTTAAGACTCAGGTTTCCTCCCCGCTGGACATCCCCTCTCATCCT GTCATTGGAAGCAGTGAAGATGATAAAGAGAGCGATCATCTCATAATCAAGAGAAAACTCAGAACAAGAACTGCCAAGAGATGTTAA
- the kif20bb gene encoding kinesin-like protein KIF20B isoform X1: MMESCLNHKPERVGSITVEDLRKDLFSEFSKLSRDSVLLEKEHLQVYLRVRPFTSAETAEGESPECISIEPPDTVILKAPRASLTARHSERFGPQLAQRFQFSQVYGPKTTQRQIFDGTTKSLVKEVLEGGNSLIFTYGVTNAGKTFTFLGPESDGGILPRSLNVIFNSIEGRIYSQNNIKPHRCVDFMRLTKEQQDEEATNKRNLLRRFKDNDSQKTLSSMSSSSCLSFESSTSSDTNADSVCLDETSYVKYSVWVSFCEIYNESVHDLLDLVSNGSHRRSVLRLAQDVKGNAFVKDLKWFQVNSVDEALKIVKIGRKNQSFSSTKLNNISSRSHSIFSIRILRIEDVGVPRVQTISELSLCDLAGSERCAKTQNRGDRLKEAGNINTSLLTLGKCINALRLNQTQSKFHQHVPFRESKLTHYLQGFFCGRGKACMIININQCASMYDETLNVLKFSAVAQKVVVLNPKPAPSVVLKRSARDVSMIINNADKKDWTRRSSLMGWEMSLEDVQEDEDDEEIGEEDVESGDESMEDNTVLEAVESQELCELQVKIEELKEKLSKEESEKLTMESRIREEVTTEFMELFSNMEKDYNERLQREKEIVEERAERRLEILKNLVNRTIGEMATVSTDENAAKEAKIELLDSMIEAMRDDLAKIKGDAEAVTMCLTNVPESPGTVSHLRTQLEEMKEELLKSQQLLSLKTKEFEAMCVQAQESNEQLLQANRNYENLKVRCQELMLICQEKDDMVSTLQTALDQNVEATTKDRDFINNIKEEILHFRNNCKCLLNEDSEHREEEMTSQETQQLLQELKMKDDRLNELNLENCSLEKTVCDLSDRLAELTRAHESTVAMERAEVSKVTNENKALANELHVIQQAANEMSSKLKTIQMELSTQTKMASELSEKLDAARALIKQHQAESCSQSKTIESLMIEADHLRQELSARQLSHDKNEAECEMMVELSQEKSRQISDLEQEVSQTRANVCQLEELCTQLKYERDAQAQEYQSLLSRYEAQKFVVAQIRSNSELLEELTALKHQQGRKEEQEQDSRDDCWKTLQDKFMQTLSKLNQHEEVLNVVRAIVENEISKARDEAKRRITAMENDLAHKDAELEIKAQELLKSRELVTDGLDKIKIMSCKLQQVENERSDVSDQLCEANLHKEQLEKQIFILSEKNKMFQQRPCEAEEMRDQAGHRLSSTEQTIDPLQTVQSNHVIEEENIQPFKTTCQDLLAEQKLIEETCVNLNKVYTQTDEEELLEARLNENESITEDLAKLQEMYQKPSVGFSDKPQQEEQRACRPAESTKQPNEEQGKGLDGAAMGEEERAAQAARQLEGDQQDRLQLELEMLKQQLAEKQDTIVKLPASATQKVDSPKQTSNVKTKNEGDSFSPTQEQVDSSVLSTKSLRDERFPKPELEISFTPLKPDRINVRKPGEEESVTIKLRRTARKRKSPEMQNSVESENRKNRRLKVNNKENLQFVETPTVQGKKVSQLKQKDSPASLKGKKDGALQKIGDFIQSSPTLFGSKAKKIMSMVNVKSPELPNASVNNKPKRSKRKLFKTQVSSPLDIPSHPVIGSSEDDKESDHLIIKRKLRTRTAKRC, translated from the exons gTGTACGGTCCAAAAACAACTCAAAGACAGATATTTGATGGAACAACTAAAAGCCTTGTGAAAGAAGTCTTGGAGGGAGGGAATTCCTTGATCTTTACATATGGAGTTACCAATGCTGGGAAGACGTTTACTTTTCTTG GCCCTGAATCAGATGGTGGAATTCTGCCCAGGTCATTGAATGTGATCTTTAACAGCATAGAAGGCAGAATTTATTCTCAAAATAACATCAAACCTCACAGATGTGTCGACTTTATGAGACTGACTAAAGAGCAGCAGGATGAGGAAGCTACAAATAAGAGAAACCTTCTTCGTAGATTTAaagat AATGACTCCCAAAAAACACTGTCCAGCATGTCCAGCTCTAGTTGTTTATCATTTGAAA GTTCCACTTCTAGTGACACGAATGCGGACAGTGTCTGTTTGGATGAGACCTCTTATGTTAAATACTCAGTGTGGGTCTCCTTTTGTGAAATCTACAACGAAAGTGTCCATGATCTGCTTGATCTTGTTTCAAATGGCTCTCACAGAAGGAGTGTTTTGCGACTAGCCCAAGATGTTAAAGGCAATGCTTTTGTCAAAG aCCTAAAATGGTTTCAAGTTAACAGTGTAGATGAAGcattaaaaattgtgaaaattggAAGAAAAAATCAAAGTTTCTCATCCACAAAGCTCAACAACATCTCAAGCAGAAG CCACAGTATATTTTCCATTCGAATCTTGCGGATTGAAGATGTGGGTGTTCCTCGAGTTCAGACAATAAGCGA GTTGTCATTATGTGATTTGGCTGGATCTGAACGATGTGCAAAGACTCAGAACCGAGGAGACCGCTTAAAAGAAGCTGGAAACATCAACACTTCCTTGTTAACTCTGGGAAAATGCATCAACGCTCTGAGGCTCAACCAAACACAATCCAA GTTTCATCAGCACGTTCCCTTCAGAGAGAGCAAGCTCACACATTATTTGCAGGGTTTTTTCTGTGGTCGTGGAAAAGCCTGCATGATTATCAACATAAACCAGTGTGCCTCAATGTACGATGAAACCCTGAATGTCCTTAAGTTCTCAGCAGTGGCTCAGAAG GTAGTGGTCCTCAACCCTAAACCAGCTCCTAGCGTTGTGCTCAAGAGATCTGCCAGAGATGTGTCTATGATAATCAATAATGCTGACAAGAAAGATTGGACCAGGAGAAGCTCACTCATGGGCTGGGAGATGAGTCTAGAGGATGTGCAGgaggatgaagatgatgaagaaaTTGGTGAGGAAGATGTAGAGAGTGGCGATGAGAGCATGGAGGACAACACTGTGTTAGAGGCTGTGGAAAGTCAAGAGCTGTGTGAG CTTCAGGTGAAAATTGAAGAGCTCAAAGAGAAGCTGTCCAAAGAGGAGTCTGAAAAATTAACTATGGAATCTCGTATTCGTGAAGAAGTCACCACAGAGTTTATGGAGCTGTTTTCTAATATGGAAAAAGACTACAA TGAACGTCtccaaagagagaaagaaatagtTGAGGAAAGAGCAGAAAGGAGGCTGGAGATACTGAAGAATCTGGTGAACAGAACTATTGGGGAAATGGCCACTGTTAGCACTGACGAGAATGCAGCAAAG GAGGCTAAGATTGAGCTTTTGGACAGCATGATTGAAGCTATGCGAGATGATCTAGCTAAGATAAAGGGAGATGCAGAGGCAGTAACCATGTGCCTGACCAATGTCCCTGAATCACCTGGAACAGTCAGTCATCTGAGAACACAGCTGGAGGAGATGAAAGAGGAGCTTCTCAAAAGCCAACAACTTCTCAGTCTTAAAACTAAAG AGTTTGAAGCAATGTGTGTTCAGGCACAGGAATCAAATGAGCAGCTTCTCCAGGCAAATAGG AATTATGAAAACCTGAAAGTGAGATGTCAGGAACTCATGTTAATCTGCCAGGAGAAAGATGACATGGTCTCTACATTACAGACTGCTTTGGATCAAAATGTGGAGGCAACTACTAAAGAT AGGGACTTCATTAACAATATCAAAGAAGAAATCCTACATTTCAGAAACAACTGCAAGTGTTTGCTGAATGAAGACTCTGAACATAGAGAGGAGGAAATGACAAGTCAAGAAACTCAACAGCTTCTGCAAGAACTGAAAATGAAAGATGACCGGCTGAATGAACTTAACCTTGAGAACTGTTCACTTGAAAAAACAGTGTGTGATCTCTCTGATAGACTGGCAGAGCTGACTCGTGCACATGAATCCACTGTGGCGATGGAGAGAGCAGAGGTCAGCAAAGTCACAAATGAGAACAAGGCTCTTGCCAATGAGTTACATGTAATCCAACAGGCAGCCAATGAGATGAGCTCAAAGCTCAAAACTATCCAGATGGAATTGAGCACTCAGACAAAGATGGCCAGTGAGCTTTCAGAAAAACTTGATGCAGCCAGAGCTCTGATTAAACAACATCAAGCAGAGTCTTGCAGTCAGTCCAAAACCATTGAATCCTTAATGATTGAGGCAGATCATTTGCGTCAAGAACTCAGTGCCCGCCAGCTCTCACATGACAAAAACGAAGCTGAATGTGAGATGATGGTGGAGTTATCTCAGGAGAAGAGCAGACAGATCAGTGACCTGGAGCAGGAGGTCAGCCAGACCAGAGCGAACGTGTGCCAGCTGGAAGAGCTCTGCACTCAGCTTAAATATGAGCGAGATGCCCAGGCACAGGAATACCAGAGCCTACTGAGCCGTTATGAAGCTCAAAAGTTTGTCGTGGCCCAAATAAGAAGCAACTCTGAGCTCCTGGAAGAGCTGACCGCTCTGAAACATCAGcagggaaggaaggaagaacaAGAGCAAGACTCCAGAGATGATTGCTggaaaactctgcaggacaaatTCATGCAAACGCTGAGCAAACTGAACCAACATGAGGAGGTTCTGAATGTAGTAAGAGCGATTGTAGAAAATGAGATCTCTAAGGCAAGAGATGAGGCCAAGAGGAGAATAACTGCAATGGAGAATGATCTGGCCCATAAAGATGCAGAACTAGAGATCAAAGCCCAAGAGCTTTTGAA GTCGAGAGAACTTGTGACCGATGGACTTGATAAAATCAAGATTATGAGTTGCAAGTTGCAGCAGGTGGAGAATGAGCGATCTGATGTCAGTGATCAGTTATGTGAGGCTAATTTGCATAAAGAACAGTTAGAGAAACAG ATTTTCATCTtgagtgaaaaaaacaaaatgtttcagCAGAGACCATGTGAAGCGGAGGAGATGAGGGATCAGGCTGGACACAGATTGAGCAGCACAGAGCAGACTATTGATCCATTGCAGACT GTGCAGTCAAACCATGTAATAGAAGAAGAAAACATACAGCCTTTCAAAACAACCTGTCAAG ATCTGTTGGCAGAGCAGAAGCTGATTGAGGAGACGTGTGTAAACTTAAATAAAGTGTACACACAGACAGATGAGGAGGAATTGCTGGAGGCCAGACTGAATGAGAATGAATCCATAACTGAAG ATCTTGCAAAACTGCAGGAGATGTATCAGAAACCAAGTGTTGGTTTCTCTGATAAACCCCAGCAAGAGGAACAGAGAGCCTGCAGACCTGCAGAAAGCACAAAG CAGCCTAATGAGGAGCAGGGAAAGGGGCTGGATGGAGCAGCCATGGGGGAAGAAGAGAGAGCGGCCCAGGCAGCAAGGCAACTAGAAGGCGACCAACAGGACAGGCTGCAGCTGGAGCTG GAAATGTTAAAGCAGCAGCTGGCTGAAAAGCAGGATACCATTGTTAAATTACCTGCTTCTGCTACCCAGAAAGTTGACAGTCCCAAACAGACTTCAAACGTGAAGACAAAAAATGAAGGCGATTCATTTAGTCCAACACAAGAG CAGGTGGACTCCTCTGTCCTTTCCACAAAGAGCCTCAGAGATGAGCGCTTCCCCAAACCTGAGCTAGAAATCAGCTTTACACCACTTAAACCTGACCGAATTAATGTCAGGAAACCGGGAGAAGAAGAATCTGTCACGATCAAACTCCGACGTACAGCCAGAAAGAGAAAGAGCCCAGAGATGCAG AACTCAGTGGAGTCAGAAAATCGGAAAAACCGACGGCTGAAGGTGAACAACAAGGAAAACTTGCAGTTTGTTGAG ACTCCCACAGTGCAAGGAAAAAAGGTGAGTCAATTAAAGCAGAAAGACTCTCCTGCCAGCCTGAAAGGTAAAAAAGACGGAGCCCTCCAGAAGATTGGTGACTTCATCCAGAGCTCTCCAACCCTCTTTGGGAGCAAAG CCAAGAAAATCATGAGCATGGTGAATGTGAAATCCCCTGAACTGCCAAATGCTTCTGTAAACAACAAACCCAAGAGATCCAAACGAAAGCTCTTTAAGACTCAGGTTTCCTCCCCGCTGGACATCCCCTCTCATCCT GTCATTGGAAGCAGTGAAGATGATAAAGAGAGCGATCATCTCATAATCAAGAGAAAACTCAGAACAAGAACTGCCAAGAGATGTTAA